A region from the Etheostoma spectabile isolate EspeVRDwgs_2016 chromosome 9, UIUC_Espe_1.0, whole genome shotgun sequence genome encodes:
- the nrl gene encoding neural retina-specific leucine zipper protein codes for MSSPSLPMPPLPPSPLAMEYLNDFDLLKFEVKSDTPPLAPPCVYPKSGLPQDPSSSPYTSHPPQDSSLSSSPYNSLPPSPTLSDAHPPPSGSSSLSSSSSSISFPLSISNSFTSGISSGSQGNVEGSPAHGGPQGPTPASLEDLIWLAALQQQFGGEVTGPATLLGALGGVPERGDREKGPVNGFLGCEDAVEALLNSAAAAVSSQFPGLSQSSSSNLGDSSSDSGADISCPKGTDMCHRPLVFLSSAPSSLPNAAASSAPYPQPLSPQGRLHHHQHHHHQHHPMHGSHHHHHHPQMSQCGVNDRFSDEQLVSLSVRELNRHLRGVSKDEVVRLKQKRRTLKNRGYAQSCRYKRLQHRHALESEKHVLTQQLDQLQCELTRVLRERDAYKARYEKLLGTNHGICGDAPPTRTSNPPSPPPDYFL; via the exons atgtcctctccctccctccccatgccccctctcccccccaGCCCTCTGGCTATGGAGTACCTAAACGACTTTGACCTCCTCAAGTTTGAGGTGAAATCTGACACTCCTCCACTCGCTCCACCATGTGTGTATCCCAAATCTGGCCTTCCCCAAGACCCCTCCAGCTCTCCATACACAAGCCACCCTCCCCAGGACTCCAGTTTGAGCTCCAGCCCTTACAACTCGCTGCCACCCTCGCCGACGCTCAGCGACGCCCACCCACCGCCTTCGggctcttcctccctctcttcgtcatcctcctccatctccttccccctctccatctccaacAGCTTCACCTCCGGCATCAGCTCAGGCTCTCAGGGGAACGTGGAAGGCAGCCCGGCCCACGGCGGGCCTCAGGGTCCCACCCCGGCCTCGCTGGAGGACCTCATCTGGCTGGCGGCGCTGCAGCAACAGTTTGGAGGGGAGGTGACAGGGCCCGCCACTTTGCTGGGGGCCCTGGGAGGAGTGCCAGAGAGAGGGGACCGAGAGAAGGGGCCCGTCAATGGCTTTTTGGGCTGTGAGGATGCTGTGGAGGCTTTACTGAACTCAGCTGCTGCAGCTGTCAGCTCACAG TTTCCAGGTCTTTCTCAGAGTTCGAGCAGCAACCTGGGGGACTCCAGCAGCGACAGCGGCGCCGACATCTCCTGCCCCAAGGGGACAGACATGTGCCATCGCCCGCTTGTCTTCCTCTCATCggccccttcctctctccccaaCGCCGCCGCTTCCTCCGCTCCCTACCCACAGCCCCTCAGTCCTCAGGGCCGCCTTCATCACCACCAGCATCACCATCATCAGCACCACCCCATGCATGGCAgccatcaccatcatcaccacccACAGATGAGTCAG TGCGGGGTGAACGACCGCTTCTCTGACGAGCAGCTGGTGAGCCTGTCGGTGCGGGAGCTGAACCGACACCTGCGGGGAGTGAGTAAGGACGAGGTGGTGCGCTTGAAGCAGAAACGCCGCACACTCAAGAACCGTGGCTATGCCCAGTCCTGCCGCTACAAGCGCCTGCAGCATCGCCACGCTCTGGAGTCAGAGAAACATGTTCTCACACAACAG TTGGATCAGCTACAGTGTGAGCTGACTCGAGTGCTGAGGGAGAGAGACGCCTACAAGGCTCGCTACGAGAAGCTGCTCGGTACGAACCACGGCATCTGCGGAGACGCCCCCCCGACCCGCACCAGCAACCCACCTTCCCCGCCCCCTGACTACTTCCTCTGA